From the Saccharomycodes ludwigii strain NBRC 1722 chromosome I, whole genome shotgun sequence genome, one window contains:
- a CDS encoding uncharacterized protein (similar to Saccharomyces cerevisiae YPL247C | putative protein of unknown function): MNPDNHDNSATSNTPPLSAPPNFRASKRSSISFGSYHRLHQNPSNNFIWGNTPYGNSSTYQQQQKQQQQQQQLYNIFNNNNITTAWANNSAFNPNTGYYYSCSHRSNFPIYALDWTVATDLGDLVCLGSYKEDNFNKIQILSNTNNNDSAGTTGLPSWETIGEFNGLNYPISRVQWSPLLAPMFATCSENLRLWSFTSDPLLSTGEETADTIDYDKDDFVASPRTSINPKKQKKNNQQHVDDSSSIKEVLNLSLCKHLKSHHHHHSHVNDPIKPLSSNASALLLGSFPPVTSFDWNKLNASNIISCSIDTTCTVWDINLQTVKTQLIAHDSEVFDVKYLHGSTDLFATCGEDGSVRVFDLRALDHSSIIYEPILPSDNNTTTTSRVDATSDNSSVAENTISINSLLSQSPTSAMPGNSHPSNNNNNNNNNNNNNNNKNTKSTSLLRLETSPFDFNIIATIMQDSNKILLLDMRYPGTPVAIMNAHGSTVNSIKWHPTRKNILASCSDDCQVLIWDTNRSSVTAANTATTTKNAMNNGVDAGTTGSETVIPPSLCYNDSLNEEINNLSWRGSSGSTNSNTGGKNDDWLGLVRGKYFQSVKC; this comes from the coding sequence atgaATCCTGATAACCACGACAACAGCGCCACCAGCAACACTCCTCCCCTGTCTGCACCCCCAAACTTTAGAGCATCTAAAAGGAGTTCTATTTCATTCGGTTCATATCATCGACTGCATCAAAACCcatctaataattttatatggGGCAATACACCTTATGGAAATAGTTCCACCtatcagcaacaacaaaaacaacaacaacaacaacaacagctctataatattttcaacaataataacattaccACCGCTTGGGCCAACAATTCTGCATTTAATCCAAATACtggatattattattcatgtTCGCATAGAAGTAACTTTCCTATATATGCCTTGGATTGGACAGTTGCCACAGATTTAGGTGATTTGGTGTGCTTGGGTTCATATAAAGAAgacaattttaataaaattcaaatattaaGTAATACGAATAATAACGACAGTGCAGGCACTACTGGTCTTCCTTCATGGGAAACCATTGGCGAATTTAATGGTTTAAATTACCCAATAAGTAGAGTACAATGGTCACCCTTATTAGCTCCAATGTTTGCCACATGTAGTGAAAATTTAAGATTATGGTCTTTCACATCGGATCCACTTTTATCTACTGGCGAGGAGACAGCAGATACCATAGATTATGACAAGGATGATTTTGTTGCAAGTCCCAGAACTAGTataaatccaaaaaaacaaaaaaagaataaccAACAGCACGTAGATGATTCTTCTTCCATCAAggaagttttaaatttatccTTGTGCAAACACTTAAAATcacaccaccaccaccattCACATGTCAACGATCCCATTAAACCATTGAGTTCAAACGCCTCTGCTTTATTGTTAGGTAGTTTCCCACCTGTTACTTCATTTGATTGGAATAAACTAAATGCTTCAAATATCATTTCATGTTCTATTGATACAACGTGTACTGTATGGGATATCAACTTGCAAACAGTTAAGACACAATTAATTGCCCACGATAGCGAAGTATTTGATGTTAAATATTTGCATGGAAGTACTGATTTGTTTGCTACCTGTGGCGAGGATGGAAGTGTACGTGTTTTTGATTTACGGGCATTGGATCATTCATCGATTATATATGAACCAATTTTGCCAAGCGATAATAACACTACCACTACCTCCCGTGTTGATGCCACAAGTGATAACTCTAGCGTTGCTGAAAACACAATAAGCATAAATAGTTTACTGTCACAATCACCAACAAGCGCTATGCCCGGCAACAGCCACccatctaataataataataataataataataataataataataataataacaaaaatactAAAAGCACAAGTTTATTAAGGCTAGAAACTTCACcctttgattttaatataatagCCACTATCATGCAAGattctaataaaatattactattggaTATGAGATACCCGGGCACACCAGTGGCAATAATGAATGCCCATGGGTCCACAGTAAACAGCATCAAATGGCATccaacaagaaaaaatattttagcCAGTTGTAGTGATGATTGCCAAGTATTAATATGGGATACAAACAGGTCTAGTGTTACCGCTGCTAACACCGCTACTACTACAAAAAATGCCATGAACAATGGTGTTGATGCAGGTACCACTGGATCCGAAACTGTTATACCGCCTAGTTTGTGTTACAATGATTCACTCAAtgaagaaattaataatttaagtTGGCGCGGTAGTAGTGGCAGCACCAATAGTAACACAGGTGGTAAGAATGATGATTGGCTAGGTTTAGTTAGGggtaaatattttcaaagcGTCAAGTGTTGA
- the GCV2 gene encoding glycine decarboxylase subunit P (similar to Saccharomyces cerevisiae YMR189W | GCV2 | GlyCine cleaVage): MLRTQLKGNLGFSKNLTKLSSILKFEPSISAYTFGACFQSSKANVSSENFASIHSPSEISLKQLDTFQRRHLGPNVTNVSAMLKTIGYENLDEFINNAVPPQVLSKRKLDFVNTPANGFTESEILSELKTIASKNKPNLKNFIGKGYYGTILPPVIQRNLLESPEWYTSYTPYQPEISQGRLESLLNFQTVISDLTGLPVANASLLDEGTAGGEALLLSYYLHKKKKNTFIIDSNLFTQTKSVLKTRAEPFGIKLIEVDFLKEDVPVELLENNSDVFGCMVQYPGANGEILAQEKLTRISELVHKNKGLFSVASDLMALTLLTPPSSFGADICFGSSQRFGCAPGYGGPHAAFFSVVNKLNRKIPGRIVGVSKDRLGRRALRLALQTREQHIKRDKATSNICTAEALLANIAAMYCVYHGPDGLKKIASRIYGMTTLLAHQINNFSSHNVTNKNWFDTLTIQLQDGISADEFMALAVNKFSINLFRVNDSTVALSLDETTTKEDLIKLNQLFTGLETLEIADEALPSIESLPSLRTDAILSNKVFHLHHTETAMLRYLHRLQSRDLSLANSMIPLGSCTMKLNSTVEMIPITWPEFANVHPFQPANQVEGYRELISAVENDLSNITGFDATSLQPTSGASGEYTGLRVIQSYLKTTVDGTKRNICLIPVSAHGTNPASAAMSGMKVVPVKCLKNGSLDLEDLTEKATKYRENLACIMITYPSTYGLFEPFIKDAINIVHENGGQVYMDGANMNAQVGLTSPGDLGADVCHLNLHKTFAVPHGGGGPPNSAICVKPHLAKFLPQHDVAKMITNVGEKGSSIPAVSSAAYGNASLLPIPFSYIKMMGSNGLPYSSVIALLNANYMMNRLRDHYKILFIGGENESKHCAHEFIVDLREFKSSAGIEAIDVAKRLQDYGFHAPTLAFPVPGTLMIEPTECENKEELDRFVDAMISIRKELDYCINKDPRGQMLKNAPHSLEDVVFSKDWETTRRYTREEAVYPLPYLLQNKFWPQVARLDDTYGDLHLMCTCPSVEEVAKEK; this comes from the coding sequence ATGTTAAGAACGCAACTCAAAGGAAATTTGGGGTTTTCTAAAAACTTAACTAAATTAAGctcaattttaaaatttgaacCAAGTATAAGCGCTTACACTTTTGGTGCTTGTTTTCAATCCAGTAAGGCAAATGTCAGCAGTGAAAACTTTGCATCAATACATTCTCCAAGTGAAATCTCCTTAAAACAACTAGATACGTTTCAACGCCGTCATTTAGGTCCCAATGTTACAAATGTCAGTGCTATGTTAAAGACTATTGGCTATGAAAATTTAGATGAATTCATTAATAATGCAGTACCTCCTCAAGTTCTatctaaaagaaaattagaTTTTGTCAATACTCCAGCAAATGGCTTTACTGAATCGGAGATATTATCCGAATTGAAAACGATTGCTTCCAAAAACAAAccaaatttgaaaaatttcatTGGTAAAGGGTATTACGGTACGATTTTACCACCTGTTATCCAAAGAAATTTGTTAGAAAGCCCTGAATGGTACACTAGCTATACTCCATATCAGCCAGAAATTTCTCAGGGAAGATTAGAAtctttattgaattttcaAACGGTTATTTCTGATTTAACCGGACTACCTGTTGCCAATGCATCTTTGTTAGATGAAGGTACCGCAGGTGGGGAGGCTTTGCTGTTATCATATTActtacataaaaaaaagaaaaacacctttattattgattcTAACTTATTTACTCAAACCAAGTCCGTTTTGAAGACTAGAGCGGAACCTTTTGGCattaaattaattgaagTCGATTTTTTGAAGGAAGACGTTCCGGTTGAATTGTTAGAGAATAATAGCGATGTTTTCGGCTGTATGGTTCAATATCCAGGTGCTAATGGTGAAATTTTGGCCCAAGAAAAATTGACTAGAATCAGCGAATTAGTCCATAAAAACAAGGGATTATTTAGTGTTGCCTCTGATTTGATGGCTTTGACTTTGTTAACACCACCTTCTAGTTTTGGCGCCGATATATGTTTTGGTTCTTCTCAAAGATTTGGATGTGCTCCAGGTTATGGTGGTCCACATGCTGCATTTTTCAGTGTTGTTAATAAACTAAATAGGAAAATTCCAGGTAGAATTGTTGGTGTTTCTAAAGACAGATTGGGAAGGCGTGCTTTAAGATTAGCTTTACAAACTAGAGAACAACATATTAAACGTGATAAGGCTACTTCAAATATATGTACTGCTGAGGCCTTGCTAGCTAACATTGCCGCTATGTATTGTGTTTATCATGGTCCCGATgggttaaaaaaaattgcgTCAAGAATATATGGTATGACTACCTTACTAGCGCACCAAATCAATAATTTCAGTTCTCACAACGTCACTAACAAAAACTGGTTTGATACACTAACCATCCAATTGCAGGACGGTATTAGTGCTGATGAATTTATGGCATTGGCTGTCAATAAATTTAGCATTAATTTATTTCGTGTTAACGATTCCACAGTTGCTTTATCCTTGGATGAAACCACCACCAAGGaagatttaattaaattgaaTCAGTTATTCACTGGTTTGGAGACTTTAGAAATCGCTGATGAAGCATTACCATCTATTGAATCATTACCATCTTTAAGAACCGATGCCATCTTGTCCAACAAAGTTTTCCACTTACACCATACTGAAACGGCAATGTTAAGATATTTACATCGCTTGCAATCCAGAGATCTATCTTTGGCCAACAGTATGATTCCATTAGGCTCATGTACCATGAAGTTGAACTCCACTGTTGAAATGATCCCAATTACATGGCCTGAATTTGCCAATGTACATCCGTTCCAACCCGCTAACCAAGTTGAAGGCTATAGAGAATTGATTTCAGCGGTAGAAAACGATTTAAGTAACATTACAGGCTTTGATGCTACTTCTTTGCAACCAACCTCCGGCGCTTCTGGCGAATATACAGGTTTAAGAGTTATCCAAAGttatttgaaaacaacTGTTGATGGTACTAAGAGAAACATTTGTTTGATTCCTGTTTCTGCCCACGGTACCAACCCAGCTAGCGCTGCTATGAGTGGCATGAAGGTTGTGCCGGTAAAATGTTTGAAAAATGGGTCTTTGGACTTGGAAGATTTAACTGAGAAAGCTACAAAATATAGGGAAAATTTAGCCTGTATTATGATTACCTACCCAAGTACCTACGGTTTGTTTGAACCATTTATCAAAGATGCCATTAATATTGTACATGAAAATGGTGGTCAAGTTTACATGGATGGTGCCAATATGAATGCACAAGTAGGGTTGACTTCCCCCGGCGATCTAGGCGCCGATGTTTGTCATTTGAATTTGCATAAAACTTTTGCAGTCCCCcatggtggtggtggtcCGCCAAATTCTGCCATCTGTGTTAAACCCCATTTGGCTAAATTTTTGCCTCAGCACGATGTTGCTAAAATGATCACCAATGTTGGTGAAAAGGGTTCAAGTATTCCAGCCGTTTCTTCTGCTGCGTATGGGAATGCCTCTTTATTACCAATTCCATTTTCTTATATTAAAATGATGGGTAGTAATGGCTTGCCCTACTCTTCAGTCATAGCTCTGTTAAATGCAAATTATATGATGAATAGATTAAGAGATCATTAtaagattttatttattggtgGTGAAAATGAATCTAAGCATTGTGCTCATGAATTTATTGTTGATTTGAGGGAATTTAAAAGCAGTGCTGGTATAGAAGCTATTGATGTTGCCAAAAGGTTGCAAGATTATGGTTTCCATGCTCCAACTTTGGCTTTCCCTGTTCCAGGCACATTAATGATCGAACCAACGGAGTGTGAAAATAAGGAAGAACTAGATAGGTTTGTAGATGCCATGATTTCAATAAGAAAGGAACTTGATTATTGCATCAACAAGGATCCAAGAGGACAAATGTTAAAGAATGCTCCACATTCATTAGAAGATGTTGTTTTTAGTAAAGATTGGGAAACCACTAGAAGATATACTAGAGAAGAAGCTGTTTATCCTTTACCATACTTgctacaaaataaattttggCCACAAGTTGCTAGATTAGATGATACGTATGGTGATTTGCACTTGATGTGTACTTGCCCTTCCGTAGAAGAAGTTGCCAAGGAGAAATAA
- the MRPS17 gene encoding mitochondrial 37S ribosomal protein uS17m (similar to Saccharomyces cerevisiae YMR188C | MRPS17 | Mitochondrial Ribosomal Protein Small subunit), with translation MARQNFIGFVVSQGKMMKTVKVRVESKVFNNKINKYLFYRKDYLVHDEGEVSREGDLVRIEATRPLSKRKFFSIAEILRNKGQQFAAFEREAKVQVANEENVKTEAFLQKRNQSDSTLLKDVLFLQKYFANNKDKTKEDEQTFLQIKEKYGISGDMTQDSIKTLLQLDIAGLQNKLDSTREVLGNLKQQLDNLMNDDIKANDILSKNFSIENPSELKKNIKKNLLRKYILKNPELVF, from the coding sequence ATGGCTCGTCAAAACTTTATAGGATTTGTTGTGTCGCAGGggaaaatgatgaaaacCGTTAAAGTTCGTGTGGAGTccaaagtttttaataataagataAATAAGTACTTATTTTATCGTAAGGATTATTTAGTGCACGACGAAGGAGAGGTATCTCGTGAAGGTGATTTAGTTCGTATTGAAGCCACTAGACCGTTAtcgaaaagaaaatttttcagTATTGCAGAAATACTTAGGAATAAGGGGCAGCAATTTGCGGCATTTGAAAGAGAAGCCAAAGTTCAGGTTGCTAATGaagaaaatgttaaaaCTGAAGCCTTTTTGCAAAAAAGGAACCAATCTGATTCtactttattaaaagacgtcttatttttacaaaaatattttgcaaacaataaagataaaactAAGGAAGATGAGCAAACTTTTTTgcaaattaaagaaaaatatggtATCAGTGGTGATATGACTCAAGATAGTATTAAGACTCTATTGCAATTGGATATAGCTGGgttacaaaataaactCGATAGTACGAGAGAAGTCTTGggaaatttaaaacaacaactaGATAACTTAATGAATGATGACATTAAAGCTAATGACATTTTAAGCAAAAACTTTAGTATTGAGAACCCATCCGAgttgaaaaagaatattaaaaagaatcTATTGAGAAAGtacattttaaaaaatccaGAACTCGTTTTTTAA